From the Micromonospora lupini genome, one window contains:
- a CDS encoding 2'-5' RNA ligase family protein: MRTVELVCSAGLDTAIRTAWSRLAAARLPSLARNIHPTNRPHLTLAAVDEFPAGVEHRLVEVLDAALPVPVTLDRVVVLDGSAPLVWLVRPTPALTALHAAVWDVLAEAAGQRPWHAPGAWVPHLSLALRFRDADLRLARAVTGGQRPTGSFDAARSYDGTGRTVTPLTRQQPGRMAEKW, encoded by the coding sequence GTGCGTACGGTGGAACTGGTCTGCTCAGCCGGGTTGGACACCGCGATCCGGACGGCCTGGAGTCGGTTGGCGGCCGCCAGGTTGCCCAGCCTCGCCCGCAACATCCATCCGACAAACCGGCCTCATCTCACCCTTGCCGCCGTCGACGAGTTTCCGGCAGGCGTCGAACACCGCCTGGTCGAGGTGCTCGACGCCGCGCTGCCGGTGCCTGTCACGCTCGACCGGGTCGTCGTCCTCGACGGCAGCGCCCCGCTGGTCTGGCTCGTGCGACCCACACCGGCGCTGACCGCGCTGCACGCCGCGGTCTGGGACGTCCTCGCCGAGGCCGCGGGGCAGCGCCCCTGGCACGCCCCGGGAGCGTGGGTGCCGCACCTCAGCCTGGCGCTGCGGTTCCGCGACGCGGACCTGCGGCTGGCCCGCGCCGTGACCGGTGGCCAGCGCCCGACGGGCTCGTTCGACGCGGCTCGCAGCTACGACGGCACGGGCCGGACGGTGACCCCACTGACCCGCCAACAGCCTGGGCGGATGGCCGAAAAGTGGTGA